The window CGCCAGTGCGCTCGGACTGGTGGGGCGTGCGGCGAAGGTCGACGTCAGCGAGGCCGCCGTGACCGCCGAGGTCGGCATCGGCAAGCAGGGGGAGGGCTTCGCCCTCGCCGTCACGCTGCGGGTGGAGCTGCCCGAGTCGGTGGACGTCGAGACCGGTCGCAAGCTGGTCGACCAGGCACACCAGGTGTGCCCCTACTCCAACGCGACCCGCGGCAACATCCCGGTCGAGATCGTCGTCGAGTAGTTCTTCTCGCCCTCGGGCGCCGGACGGGCCGGAAGGTGTCGGCCCGTCCGCGGATGCTCAGCCTCGGCGCCGCCTGAGGAGCGGGGCTGCGAGGGCGGAGCCCCCGGTGGGGGCGGGAAGGGCGAGGGCAGGGGCCCGCTCCGGCGTCCGCCCGCCGACGTGCTCCGCCAGGAGCAGCGGCAGCCCCACCACCGGCACCAGCCACACCATCACCATCAGCCGGTCGATGGCGATGTCGGGATGCGCGGCGATGCTCAGCACCCCGGTCCCCGCGGCGCCGAGAAGCAGCACCCCGAAGGCGGGCCGCTGCCGAAGCGCGCCCCACCCGCCGGCCGCGACCAGTACCAGGAACAGCGGTTCGGCCAGCTGCCGCCGCAGCCACTCCGTCCAGAAGTTGACCTCCAGATGGAGGAACTCCCGCCAGGGGCGCTCCCGGTCGGGCCGGACGAAGTGATCGGTCAGAAGGTCCTGGAGACTGTCCGACTCCGACGGATAGCGCAGCAGCCGGGCGAGCAGGACCGTCCCCACGGCCGCCCCCAGAGTCACCTTGAGCAGCGTCCGCACGGCGTCCCCCGCCGGCCGTCCCGCCCTCCTGCGGTGGAGGCCGACCAGGCAGAGCGCCCCGGCGAGACACACCGACAGGAACAGCGCCTGCGAGTGCTTCACCGTGAAGAGCAGCGCCAGCGACACCGCCACCGGAGCCCCGCCGGACCGCCCGCGCAGCACCAGCGCGCACCCCCACAGCACCGCCAGGGTCAGCGCCATCATGGTGCCCTCGGCCATGGGCCGCATCGCGGTCGCACCCGTCGGCAGCACGTAGTACAGCGCCTGCCCGGTCAGCGCGGCACCCACCGGAGCGCCCACCGTCCGCAGGACGAGGAACACCAGCACGCCGCCGGCCGCCGCGACGCACACCCCCGCCGCCCACAGCCCCCACGTCACCCCGAGCAGGGTCACGAACGGCATGAGCAGCAGCGGGTACCCGGGCCGCACCTCGAAGATCCGCATGAACCGCTCGCTCATGAACGGCGCGGTCCAGCCGGACGTCTGCCCCGCGTCGAGGCGCCGCCCCACCTTCCACTCGTAGTAGCCCCGGCACTGCGCCCGCACCTTCGGCCCCGGATCGGGAGCACGGAAGCGCCGGACGTCCACACTGTGGTTCCGGGAGGCCGTCTCGCCCCGGCTCGCGCACAGGTACGCGATGCTCCGCCCCGCCGCCTCCGTCTTGTCCGCGCCGCCCAGACTCAGCGCGTACGACAGGTAGTTGCGGCTGTCGGGCGAGTCGCGCCCGGTGACGTTGGCGAGCTGGAGGCAGCCGAACAGCGCGGCGAGGAACAGCACCCACGCGGCGGGGCGAGCCCTCATGAGCGGGTCAGGGCGTCGCTCGGGGCGCCGGGCGCGGGAACCCTGGGCAGCGCCATGTCCTCGCCCAGCATCAACGTCCGTACGACCCGCTCCGCGGCCCGCCCGTCGTCGTACCCGCCGAACCGCGAACGGAAGTCCGCCCGCAGCCGTGCCGACTCCTCGTCCCGCCACGCGCCCGACGCGAACAGCCGCGCCAGCTCGTCCTCGTCACGGGTGACATGGCCCGGCGGCCGCTCGGTGACGTCGAAGTACGTGCCGCGCCCGGCGAGATACGTGTCCAGGTCGTAGGTGTGCAGGACGATCGGCCGGTCGAGGTGCGCGTAGTCGAACACCAGCGACGAGTAGTCGGTGATGAGCGCGTCGGAGGCGAGCAGCAGATCCTCCACCCGCGGCTCGTCCGTGACGTCCAGCACGAGACCGCGCCCGGCCAGGTCCCGCAGCCCGAGACCGCGTTCGTGGTGCTGGGCCAGCGACGGATGCAGCCGGACCGCCAGGACGTGGTCGCCGGGCAGGCCGGCCACCAGCCGCTCCAGGTCGCAGGTCGGCGCGTAACCGCCCTGGCGGTGGTCGCGGTTGGTCGGCGCGTACAGGATCAGGGTGCTGTCGTCCGGGACGCCCAGCCGCCCGCGTACGGACTCCCGCCGGCCCTGCTCCGGCACGACCAGGCAGTCGTTGCGCGGGCTGCCCGAGGGCAGGGACGTGAAGTCGCAGGGGTAGGCGCGGTCCCAGACCTGCTCCGAGTACGCGTCGGCGGCCAGGCTGTAGTCCCAGCGGTCGGCCCGCAGCAGCATCTTCGGGACACTGAAACCGCGCCGCGCACCGGGGTACTTCAGCAGATCCGCGCCCATCGACTTCAGCGGGGTGCCCTGGTGGGTCTGGATGTGGACGGCGCCCTCGCGTTTCACCAGGTCGTTCGCCCAGTTGACGTTGTTGACCAGGTACGTGGCGCGCGCCGTCACCCTGCGGTACGCCCGGCTGCCCGGCAGGACGTGCTCGACATCCGGCGGCAGCGTGTCCACGTACTCCTTCCCGACCACCCACACGCCCCGGATGTGCGGGGCGATCTCCCGGGCCTTGCGGTGGATCGCCGCCGGGTCGCCGAGGACACCCCGGTGCGAGAAGGCCGAGTACACCGCCAGGTTCGGGTCGAGCCCCCGCCGCAGGACCAGGCGCCGGTGCAGCGCGAGCAGCACCCTGCGCAGCCGTCGGCGCCACACCCGGTAACGCCTGCGCAGTCCGGCACGCTTCACGG of the Streptomyces aurantiacus genome contains:
- a CDS encoding organic hydroperoxide resistance protein, which translates into the protein MDALYTAVATATHGREGRAYSSDGRLDLQLGIPAEMGGNGQGTNPEQLFAAGYSACFASALGLVGRAAKVDVSEAAVTAEVGIGKQGEGFALAVTLRVELPESVDVETGRKLVDQAHQVCPYSNATRGNIPVEIVVE
- a CDS encoding bifunctional glycosyltransferase/CDP-glycerol:glycerophosphate glycerophosphotransferase, whose protein sequence is MPRFSIVVPVHNVQGYLRTCLESVLGQSYGDLELIVVDDRSPDGSPAIIDEFAARDERVVPVHLPVNGGIGPARNHGAKLARGEYLLFLDSDDSYTPGTLRAIAERIDATSRPDIVLFDYARTHWYGAVKRNRDAAVFEAPGPEVFTVAERPDLLDLFTVVWNKAYRLDFFREGGFAFPTGFYEDAVIVYQTLWTARTITLVDRVCVYYRQRRQGNAMRTPSREHFEVFAQYERLFRFVEERPELERWRGFLYDHMADHYLFILRQQDRVPPASRPEFHRRAAQDLRVYRPSGHRLGAHIPRTSFTLLARAPYALYGLHRAAAVKRAGLRRRYRVWRRRLRRVLLALHRRLVLRRGLDPNLAVYSAFSHRGVLGDPAAIHRKAREIAPHIRGVWVVGKEYVDTLPPDVEHVLPGSRAYRRVTARATYLVNNVNWANDLVKREGAVHIQTHQGTPLKSMGADLLKYPGARRGFSVPKMLLRADRWDYSLAADAYSEQVWDRAYPCDFTSLPSGSPRNDCLVVPEQGRRESVRGRLGVPDDSTLILYAPTNRDHRQGGYAPTCDLERLVAGLPGDHVLAVRLHPSLAQHHERGLGLRDLAGRGLVLDVTDEPRVEDLLLASDALITDYSSLVFDYAHLDRPIVLHTYDLDTYLAGRGTYFDVTERPPGHVTRDEDELARLFASGAWRDEESARLRADFRSRFGGYDDGRAAERVVRTLMLGEDMALPRVPAPGAPSDALTRS